The Amblyomma americanum isolate KBUSLIRL-KWMA chromosome 6, ASM5285725v1, whole genome shotgun sequence genome has a window encoding:
- the LOC144095398 gene encoding kinesin-like protein KIF28, with product MREQETQLWSPGQSQSFEPRSFTFDRCFWSHDGFLRLDDGYCAPDPEHERGALYADQERVYKELGREVVRSAWQGYNAALLAYGQSGSGKSYSMVGYGTNTGMVPRLCEDLFQEIEKKRSVGKHMEFEVELSMLEIYNEAVFDLLVVPQGKRKGLKVREHPKKGFFAEGLTRCLVTNFRDVLARIEEGTTNRSIASTNSNATSSRAHTLVTLMLIQRTKRPPGPETTKTSVVHLVDLAGSERQSAAQTSGDRLREGIAINQSLSCLGNCIHALAEKAKGTNLKVPYRESTLTRLLMTALGGNSKTIMLATISPSDVNYEETLSTLRYAERTKEIKNLVRVNEDPTDKLIRELRQENEALKKKLAKGNVDNVLSAGLTDEELSQLKRKWEDDMQAVIKENEAQMLIMKQSYEEKLKSAAKKEDTDKLLAEEEKKAIPHLSNLNLDPLLSGRIVHILQKGTSTVGKADADIAMLGVGIQDKHAVIQRTDTEVTIQKGCPEAKILVNGSPVTSPVTLKHNDRIVFGQTQLFLFVNPRQHDRHDLSKYPEVTYEMAQEEIALRAGIKLHDDDSLETALLNRDMIEVLPKIDEANAISEELDRGVRFEILLVSPQLLGKQLGRTEERDPFLEDPNAEVRIGTVQVYLQPLAYMVDLKEQLEIINFKGEEVGILNVEMVPCSESGREYTEEDNVYLDSPGELVGRDFNFVVRILHCRALPKRFSDIRCKYRMFKDQEDTATERVSGTSDPDFNHTKTFSYRPATVELVEYLSDSYVAISVWGVQVAPVSATGVRPKGRVLKKSFQEDLINQTNALMNGFRINGRNVDPNKQSIIVELLLMKKQQARQNQKLENLRRLVESAESQQQKRVPVSVVKDLLLVSSSQAAEELLSKLEGA from the exons GCTACTGCGCCCCCGATCCCGAGCACGAGCGAGGAGCCCTCTACGCGGATCAG GAGCGCGTGTACAAAGAACTCGGACGAGAGGTGGTGCGAAGCGCCTGGCAAGGCTACAACGCGGCACTCTTGGCCTACGGCCAATCCGGCTCTGGAAAGTCTTACTCCATGGTCGGCTACGGCACGAACACAG GAATGGTGCCGCGGCTCTGCGAAGACCTCTTCCAGGAAATCGAAAAGAAGCGAAGCGTAGGCAAGCACATGGAATTCGAG GTGGAGCTGAGTATGCTGGAGATTTACAACGAGGCAGTGTTTGACCTTCTGGTCGTACCTCAAGGAAAGAGGAAAGGGCTCAAGGTTCGAGAACATCCGAAGAAGGGCTTCTTTG CTGAAGGTCTCACGCGGTGCCTGGTCACAAACTTCCGTGATGTTCTGGCCCGCATAGAAGAAGGAACGACCAATCGGAGCATTGCTTCGACGAACTCCAATGCAACCAGCAG tCGCGCTCACACCTTGGTAACTCTGATGCTCATCCAAAGGACGAAAAGGCCTCCTGGTCCAGAAACCACAAAGACATCGGTTGTTCATCTCGTAGATCTCGCAGGAAG TGAGCGCCAATCTGCGGCGCAAACGTCGGGCGACCGCCTTCGCGAGGGCATCGCGATCAACCAGTCGCTCTCCTGCCTCGGAAATTGTATCCATGCCCTCGCCGAGAAAGCCAAGGGAACAAACCTCAAAG TGCCTTACAGGGAATCAACGCTCACTCGATTGCTTATGACAGCGCTGGGTGGAAACAGTAaaacaattatg CTAGCAACTATTAGTCCATCGGACGTCAACTACGAAGAAACGCTTTCAACGTTACGCTATG CGGAGCGGACGAAAGAAATTAAGAACCTTGTTCGCGTGAACGAAGACCCTACGGACAAACTGATCCGGGAACTGCGCCAGGAGAACGAAGCCCTAAAGAAGAAGCTTGCAAAAGGAAACGTCGACAACGTTCTCAGCGCTGGACTGACCGACGAAG AACTGAGTCAGCTCAAGCGTAAATGGGAAGACGACATGCAAGCCGTGATCAAGGAGAACGAGGCACAGATGCTCATCATGAAGCAGTCCTACGAAGAGAAGCTCAAGAGTGCCGCTAAAAAAGAG GACACAGACAAATTATTAGCCGAGGAAGAAAAGAAGGCCATTCCACACTTGAGCAACTTGAATCTGGACCCCCTTCTTTCTGGACGCATAGTACACATTCTTCAGAAGGGAACGTCGACTGTGGGCAAGGCTGACGCTGATATAGCCATGCTTGGTGTAGG AATCCAAGACAAGCATGCTGTCATCCAAAGGACAGACACGGAGGTTACCATTCAGAAAGGATGTCCCGAGGCGAAAATTCTCGTCAATGGCTCGCCCGTAACGTCTCCAGTGACGCTCAAGCACAACGACAG GATAGTCTTCGGCCAAACTCAACTGTTCCTCTTCGTCAATCCGAGGCAGCACGACAGGCATGACCTTTCAAAATACCCAGAGGTGACGTATGAAATGGCTCAGGAAGAAATCGCTCTCAGGGCTGGGATCAAGTTACACGATGACGATTCACTAG AAACTGCACTGCTGAACCGAGACATGATAGAAGTACTGCCAAAAATTGATGAAGCCAATGCAATTAGCGAAGAGTTGGATAGGGGTGTCCGATTTGAGATCTTGCTCGTCTCGCCGCAGCTGCTTGGAAAGCAGCTAGGCCGCACAGAG GAACGAGACCCTTTTCTTGAAGACCCGAACGCCGAAGTGAGGATAGGCACCGTTCAAGTTTACCTACAACCGCTCGCCTACATG GTGGATTTGAAAGAACAACTCGAAATTATCAACTTCAAAGGGGAAGAAGTTGGAATTCTGAAC GTCGAGATGGTACCTTGCTCAGAGTCGGGACGAGAATACACGGAGGAAGATAACGTCTACTTGGACAGCCCAGGAGAGCTTGTTGGCCGGGACTTTAACTTCGTTGTTCGCATTCTGCACTGTCGTGCGTTACCTAAAAGGTTCTCG GATATACGCTGCAAATATCGCATGTTTAAAGATCAGGAAGACACTGCTACAGAAAGAGTCTCTGGGACCTCTGACCCCGACTTCAACCACACAAAAACATTTTCCTACCGCCCCGCTACAGTCGAG CTGGTGGAGTACCTTTCCGACTCATACGTCGCTATCTCAGTGTGGGGTGTCCAAGTGGCACCAGTGTCGGCCACTGGTGTGCGACCCAAGGGAAGGGTGTTGAAGAAAAGCTTCCAAGAAGACCTCATCAACCAGACCAACGCGCTAATGAACGGATTCCGAATCAATGGCAGG AACGTTGATCCAAACAAGCAAAGCATCATCGTCGAATTACTGCTCATGAAGAAGCAACAGGCTCGACAAAACCAAAAACTG GAGAACCTCAGGCGGCTGGTGGAGTCAGCGGAATCGCAGCAGCAGAAACGCGTGCCGGTCAGCGTTGTGAAAGACTTGCTTCTGGTGTCTTCTTCTCAAGCAGCTGAGGAGCTTCTGTCAAAGCTGGAAGGTGCGTGA